From Punica granatum isolate Tunisia-2019 chromosome 1, ASM765513v2, whole genome shotgun sequence:
AATCTTCACGGTATTCTCAACATGAACGgcgagaaaaagagaaaagagaaaagatgcCATGGTAGGTAGGTGGAGCCTCGAACATGGGATATATCCTAGACATATTTAAAGCTCAACATTATGACTTTCTCAGATCATGTGGAAGTTCAGACTTCAATTGAGACATGTATAAATCTATATAATTGAACATACGAGGTAACTAGTCTTCTATCCCGTGcattgcacttgtttgttttCGTATATTCATTGACATTCGTCATAGAAATGCAAAATCAGAATTTCTTATCAGAAACTAAAGCAATTTCAATAGTTAATtgcaaatttaaatattaatattgataAAATCTAGATTAATTTTTAAGATAATTTTGCAAccaattttatcatttaataTGTTAATATACTTAACTAATTGTGAATGCATTACAAAAATTTATCACGTGTCGATAGGGAAATGaatgtttttaaattaatattatgtgCATCCttatattcaaatattattatattttcaataacaCCATATGTATATGAAATTAGTAGTTTGtgacaatttcttttttcaaatacTATTTATGAAAAACTGATTTTGTTTTTAGTTCGTTATTcatacttttaattattttataataattattcgatctttcttttgcaaataataatgattCTTAGAAATATAAACGTTTTTAATAAgagttaataacaaaaaaaagcacaatctttttatattttaacaattctagcacgaactttttttttaacctaaaaatatacaaacttccgatttgataataattttagcacaacgtcaaattttttgttaatatGGACGGAATCGAGGCCACTAAGGGCGCCGGCGACCCCAATTGGGGTCGTGGCTCCACCTGCCGAATCAGAAGAATTCCCAATTTGAGGGTTCTCCTGATTTCGGGGGGTGAGGGCCTCAATTCCAGCCGCCACCCTTTGATTGGGGTCGCCAGTGCCCTCTCTCCCGAATGGGATCGTCGGCGCCTTCTGTGGCCTCGATTCCGTCCAAACTAATCGAAAATTTAATGTCGTGctataattattatcaaattaaaaatttgtatatttttaggttaagaaaaaaatttatgctacaattattaatatacaaaaagtttgtattttttttttggttattaatCCTTTCAATAAATAGTTTCATGACTCGGCTTgttcaataattattttgtgaCTAATGGTGTCCGTTAGTATGCATTGCATATGGAATCGTCCATATGTCAGAGGGATTTATGAGAGATATGCATGTCAGAAACTTCTCTTACAAACTTGATCTATTCATTTTTAtccttattttcaaatattttaattttttacatgACAATAAATTAGTATAATCAATGATTTctagtaatttattttagCTCTATTACGCTTGATCCTCTATTGCTTCACATAGTCTAGCTTACATGTATATTGCCTACTCTAACATTATTTAATAGGACCCTATTTAATGCAAAATTGAcccaattttactatatatggaATATGGATTGATAACTACTTGAATGTGAGGACATTTCCTTTTCTCAATTAATCCataacatttaatttttttatttttttttcgaaagtAAAATAGAATCCTATCAATTAGGCaacaaagaaaaatgcaaGGGAGTTATTGGTTGGGAGTGGGAGGTGGCGGTAGCTTGGCGCTTGTTATAATCGGCTTAGGCAAGGTTGCTATGGCCCTCATGGTCTACGATACCTCGCTATGGGTTCGGTGGCAATAGGCGAGGCCCCATCACCCCGTCtagctctctccctctctttcaaTCCAAATGCAAGGATCTCCATGGCGGTGACCAAATTCTTAGCAAGGTTGTCGAAGACAATAGAGGATGCCCCTAACACATCGAGCATTTGGTAGTTGTCAGCGAGATCCTATCCCCGATCGAGATCCCACTAGCCCCCGCCAGATAGCAGTCCTCTATATTGAGGGCCAACTACTCCCTAAGGTTTGTTCACATTCACAGAGATACTTTCAAGTTTCTAAAATTGAAAACAATGTCGAAAGTtttattcaattattttaaatagcATTACAACATTTTTCACACAAGACTAGAAGGAATGATTAAAAAGAGGGatacttttaaaatgattaataattaattgaaaaagaacccaaatcatcacatttaaaattggagggatacatTACTGCAGAAGATCAAACAAATTGTCAATCCAATCCAAGTCATGAAATCAACATATGAGAGACTTTAGGTGGGTGTCACAAAAGGAGGGACCGGTTTCTTGGGAATTCCGCCACCGGCCAAAGACACCCTCCCAACGTAACCGAGGAATGACCCAGATCTCATTATATCTCTCAATTATTAAAGAACgaatataagaatatattaatgtgtattttttattattatcctCAACGTTTtacatttgattttttaaggaaaaagaaatctttAGGTCCTCAATCTTGGacatttttaccatttttattctaaacttttattattattattattattattattattattatcctcaatgttttgcattttcttttgaaaaaaatataaaaatcccATCGTGATTTGAGTTTAAGACAAATTGCatcatgtgatttttttaggGATAAATAACATTTTGTGTCACTCCGTGAGACCTACAAAGAATGCCGAAAACCTCAAGGatggggtcggggtcgccaaTTGGTGCCCCTAGCCCCCGAATCGATTGGGATCTCGAATTTGAGATCCCGGTTGATTCGGGAGCGAGAGTCGCCAATCTGCGGCTCCGACCCTACCTCCATGGTCGTTGGCATCCTCTGTGGATGCATGCGACCTCAGTAGTGGGGTAGAAGTCGCTGACCGACGGCCCTAGTCCTAgccctttccttcttctttttcttttttcgaattttaggaccaaattgaaaaaaaaagttgaaagtttgagAGTAATAGtggtaaaaagaaaagtttgaggaccaaaagtgacAATAAAATTAACGGTGAGATCCGTTATGTCTCACTAAGTGAACCACATTGTGTTATTTGTCCATAAAAAAATCACAGGGTGTAATTTGTCAGCGACAACGGCAACGACGAGAGCTTGGTGGTTAGGGGTTTCTTAGGGTTTGGGAATGAGGTTTCGAGAAAGAGAATACTACACAATTGTGTAACGTCTTTTCTCACTCAATGTTTTGCATTTTCATCTAGCCGTCCATTTTTCATCAAAAAGAGATTTTTcatctaaaaaataaattctttagtagttttcatataatttttaaaattttcaaaaatctttaaaaaaagaagaagggaaagCATAACACgaatgagagagaggagaggcgATGGGAACTATATCGAAGGCCACCATCCCTCAATAGGGTCATCAATGATCTGTGAGGCGGCAATCCTCATTAAAGGGGTCTTGTCGACGACCACCTTGCACTCAATTGGGGTCACCGGTGACCTCCTGATAGTAGGCAACTCTAATGGGATAGGATGAGATCATTGGTGAGGCCTCAACAaccaaattattaaaaaaggaaacaaaaatgaaagtaGGATGAAAAGAATGAGATGTGATAGTGGGAACCCCTTACTAGTGGCCACCACTCTTCTAATAAGGGTCAGTGTCGACCTAAGGGGCTAACTCTGATCGCTAACGACTTCACTAAGGGTGATGGCCATGGCAAGATCCACCACTCCCCTATTGCTTGTTGTTCTTATTGAGTTGTTGCATCCCCCTCcgttttcttaaaaaaattaatatttcaaaaattataatattttttttcgggaAATGTCTTTTGACGAGAAGAATGCTCGGATAAAAATGTCAAAATGCAAAATGATGAGGACAAGATTGATAGAAGATCAAATTTGGgatgaaaatgataaaagcATCAAAGATTAGAAGTGttttttacccttttttttaactGACATAATATATGACAATCCttgttattattgttaaaaaaaacaacgaaaattttgaaaaaaaaaaacgaaattaACGATTGCTATTGTTTGTTTTCGGATTTAAAGCACTTCCTGTGCGAATATTCTCTTTCCGTCTTTCTGCTCGTTATCAGATTTGGGAGGGGAGAGTGGGAAAGGGGAGggaggagggaggaggagaagtGTCCCATAAGCAAAGCTCCGACACACAGCGCGCGAGGAAGCAATTCTACCCCCtaattcctctctctctctctttccggCGCAGATTGGAGACGGAACTCGGAGCTGAGAGAGGATATGGACAATAAGAATGTCAGATTAGGATCTAAGTTCCCGCTGAACCATCGggaggtcgccggggctgcCTTAGTGCTTCTCGGCTTTGCCTTGGGCCTTCTCGGGGTTTACCTCACCATGCCCGCCTCCGATTACAGCTTCCTCAAGCTCCCCCGAACCCTTGACGATCTTCAGATCCTCAGGTACCACCCTTCTTCGTCTCTTGAATTTCAGCTCCAGATCTAACAATGGTACCTTAATTTTTGTCATGCGCAGCGGGCTGCATGCCGCCTGTAATTTCGTGATTTATCCCCTGAATCTAGTAGGTTTCATCATCTCAGCCATTATTATTCCCTAATTGGAGctctttttaataaatttcctCCTTAAACAACAATCTGCTGTTTGGTTCTAATTGTTCGGGCGCCGGAGATCGGATGATTTCATTTATTAAGCAGTTTTCACAACGGTGGGTGATTTCAAGATTTTATACCTAATTTGGTGTTCATTGAATTTCCCCAACGACCCAAATTCCTTGCATTCGGGAAAAATGGGAACTTCAATCAATTAGGGGAAAAAATGTTGAGTCTTTTATTACATGTAAGTGCAATTGCTTCTTGATTATGAGGTTACTTATAATGGAATTAGCTTTTCTTTCGTTTTGTACCTTTTTGAGCTGGGGAGTATTGAAAGTTTCGTCGTTCTTTGATATATTAAGCTTTTACAATTGATATTAATCTGATAGTCAACTTTTTGAGCCATTCCCAAAATCATTTTTTCGTCATAGCAAAAGGGGTGCTGATAGGTGTACTTGACTTGTGGGATGATGCTACTTTGGGGACAAAGTCAGAAGCACATGCATTTTCGGGCAACACTTAATTGTGTTGGGCTTCATCCtgatttcttttcttggaaATTATTAATGTATCCATGTCCTTTTCCCATTCTTAAAATGCAAAgttcttttattaaatatgCTTTTGGCAAGGACATGCAACTTTTTCCGGTTCTCTGAGTTGGAGTCGGGAGCTTTCCTTATAATGTTAACCACTTTGAGTTTGCATTGTTCTTTAGTTCCTGCACTAAAGAATTTCCAGTATAATTTTGGTCCCTGCAAATGAAATTATATCGATACACCAGTGACTATTCTCCGGATTTGTTACTAGATGTGAAGGCAACTCATTTTGGTTTTATGGTTCAATAACCTGAAAACCTGGACAGTTGATTTATACGGAGATGGTGTAGGATCTTGGGTATATTCACAGTTATTTGTTCTGCAGTTTGCAGAATCAAGTGTACCTTTCCTTGCCTTCTCTTCTTACGTTTTGACATTTTCTCTAGTCGTTCCttatatgtgcatatatacaAGCAACCTATGGAAGAAGATTTTCATGTCATCTTTCTGTTTTACCTTTCCTGCAGAGACCGCCTTGAGGGCTACACCAGTGACTATACTGTGCAGGTTCTGGTCGGTTACTGCATGGTCTACATATTTATGCAGACTTTCATGATCCCAGGCACAGTATTCATGTCGTTACTTGCTGGAGCTCTCTTCGGTGTTTTTAAAGGTGTAGCTCTCGTTGTGTTCACTGCCACTGCAGGGGCTTCTTCATGTTATTTCCTGTCTAAGATGATCGGGAGGCCCATCGTCTTCTGCCTCTGGCCTGATAAACTGAAATTTTTCCAAGCACAGGTGAGTCGAGTTCCTAGTTGTTCTCTTCACTCAGGGGCCTCACAAGTTAAAGTAAAT
This genomic window contains:
- the LOC116201688 gene encoding uncharacterized membrane protein At4g09580, producing MDNKNVRLGSKFPLNHREVAGAALVLLGFALGLLGVYLTMPASDYSFLKLPRTLDDLQILRDRLEGYTSDYTVQVLVGYCMVYIFMQTFMIPGTVFMSLLAGALFGVFKGVALVVFTATAGASSCYFLSKMIGRPIVFCLWPDKLKFFQAQVTKRRERLLNYMLFLRVTPTLPNTFINFASPIVDVPYHTFFLATIIGLIPAAFVTVRAGIALGELQSIGDLYDFQSIAALFFIGIITVTPTLMGKDKSS